In Pseudomonas abieticivorans, the genomic window ACCGGCGCCGATGACAAAAAGGTCGAAATCGTAGTTCATTCAAAGATCTCCACTGGCCTTTTCGCGGATGAATCCGCTCCTACAAGACATGATTCCTACGCGAGGAGGCCCTCAAGTCATACAAACAAAAACGCCGCTCTCCGAAGAGTAGCGGCGTTCAGTACCCCAAGGACAGCAGACTTATCAGTAAGCCTTGCCAGTCTTGTAGAAGTTCTCGAAGCAGAAGTTGGTGGCGTCGATGTAACCTTCGGCGCCGCCGCAGTCAAAACGCTGGCCCTTGAACTTGTAGGCCAGCACGCAACCGTTCTGCGCCTGTTTCATCAGGGCGTCGGTGATCTGGATCTCGCCACCCTTGCCTGGCTCGGTTTGTTCGATCAGGTCGAAGATGTCCGGGGTCAGGATGTAGCGGCCGATGATGGCCAGGTTCGACGGTGCGTCTTCGGGGGCTGGTTTTTCAACCATGCTGTTCACGCGGTAGATGTCGTCGCGGATCATCTCGCCGGCGATCACGCCGTACTTGTTGGTCTCCGAGGGGTCGACTTCCTGGATGGCGACGATCGAGCAGCGGAACTGGTTGTACAGCTTGACCATCTGCGCCAGTACGCCGTCACCTTCCAGGTTGACGCACAGGTCGTCTGCCAGCACCACGGCGAAGGGTTCGTCGCCGATCAACGGGCGGCCGGTCAGGATCGCGTGGCCCAGGCCTTTCATCTCGGTTTGACGGGTGTAGGAGAACGAGCACTCATCGAGCAGTTTGCGGATGCCGACCAGGTATTTTTCCTTGTCGGTGCCCTTGATCTGGTTTTCCAACTCGTAGCTGATGTCGAAGTGGTCTTCCAGGGCACGCTTGCCGCGGCCGGTGACGATGGAGATTTGGCTCAGACCGGCTTCCAGTGCCTCTTCGACGCCGTATTGGATCAGTGGCTTGTTGACCACCGGCAGCATTTCCTTGGGCATGGCTTTGGTCGCTGGCAGAAAGCGAGTGCCGTAACCGGCTGCTGGGAACAAGCATTTCTTGATCATATGAGTCCTTACAAAGGGCTGTGCTTACGAGATTCGGCGCAGTCTAATCAGGCGGCGGCCACCTTACAATGCCCCGCGCCCGGCCGATCGAATGCAGAATAGAAAATTCCTGCGCTGGATAGTTCCACTGCGTATTGAATATTAAGTTACATTGCGCCAAGCGCCAGTGCTCAGGCGTTATTTCCTCTCCCTTTTTTCGAAGATGCAACCATGCATAAAACCCTAGCAGTGCTCGCTGTCCTGGCCCTTGGCGGCTGCGCGACGGCCTCACCCACAGTGCTGAAAAACGGCAAACAGGGCCTGGACATCGACTGTTCAGGCCAGGCCATGTCCTGGGACAGTTGCTACCAGAAGGCCCAGGCCTCGTGCGACGGCGGTGACTACGACATCATCGGCACCGACGGCACGCCCCAGCCCAAACCCAGCGACAAGACCCTGGGGGCCGACATCGGCAACTACAAAAGCCGCAGCGTCACGGTGATGTGCAAGTAACTCAGCCGGAAATGCACTTGGTGGCGGCACGTTGAACGTCATGGGGGCGCAGCGGCATGTTGGAAATGCGCTCGTGGACCTTGATCGTGCTGCCACTGGAACGCTTCTCGATGTAAATCACCGCGGCAGGGTCCGAGCTCAGCTTTTGCGGCACGATCACCCGGTAACCATCGTGCAACGGTTCAACGGTCGACGGCTTGCGGCTGGCCGCCAGGGCCCCGACCAGGCAGTCGGCGTAATCCTTGGGGTCTTTGCCAGACATCACGCTCATGGTTTCGGGGCTTTTCTCTATCTCGGCCACGCTCGCACACCCGCTCAACAACACAGCCATCGCCAACAGCGGCCACTTCATAGACACCTCCGATCGAAAAAAGCTCTGACAACGTAAAATACGCTTTGCTCCTCAGTGATGGCAGATTTATCGTGTCGCCGCGCAGGAAACGCGGCAACCGCCCGTGCCATCGTGCTATCGTTTTGATTTGCCAGTGATGCTTCCCGGAGAAAGACATGAAATTCGTACACCAGCGCGAACACCTCAACGAAGACGACCTGGTCGTCATCGTGTGTTCCCAGCGCTGCAACATTCGCCTGATGAGCGACGCCAACTTCCGCAGCTTCAAGAACGGCGGTCGGCACTCCTATCACGGCGGCGCGTTCGACACCTTCCCGGCAAAGATCACCGCACCCAGCACCGGTTTCTGGAACATTACCATCGACACCGCAGGCACCAAGCCACAGCCTGCCGTGCGCAAGCCGGCCTTTACCCACACGATCAAGATCGTCCGCCGCTCGTCTTCCAAGTTCTCCTGAAGGCTCGGCATTTTTGACAGGTACGCCCCCGTGACCACCAAGTATGTCATCAAATACAAGATCGACGGCGAACGCCGTTGGGATTTCGCGCAATTGACCGAAGGCACGCTGGAAGAAGCCCGCGCCGCGCTTGAAAAAATCCATGGCGATGATGCCGCCAGCATCACCGACATCACCGTCAGCAAGGCGCTGTAACCTGCGCCTGCCGCCATGACCCCGGACCTGTTCAGCGACACCGATACCGCCCAACCCCCGCGCATCGAGGCCCTCGGTACCCAGGCCTGGGTGCTACGTGGTTTCGCCCTGCCCTGGGTCGAAGGCGTGTTGGCACCGCTGCGCGAGGTGCTCAAGGCCGCGCCGTTTCGGCGTATGGTCACCCCCGGTGGCTTTACCATGTCGGTGGCGCTGAGCAACTGCGGCGCCTTGGGCTGGACCACCGACACCCACGGTTACCGCTACAGCCCGTTGGACCCGCGCACCGGCCTGCCCTGGCCAGGCCTGCCTATTGTGATTCGCGAACTGGGCATTGCCGCGGCCAGCGCCGCCGGCTTTGCCGATTTCGACCCCGATGCCTGCCTGATCAACCGTTACCTGCCTGGGGCAAAGATGTCGCTGCACCAGGACAAGAACGAGCGCGACCTTGAGGCACCGGTGGTGTCGGTCTCGCTGGGGTTGCCGGCTGTGTTCCAATTCGGCGGCCACGCCCGCGGCGACCGACCACTGCGGGTGCCGCTGCTGCACGGCGACGTGGTGGTGTGGGGCGGCGTGGACCGCTTGCGTTACCATGGGGTGTTGCCACTTGCCCAGGGCACGCATGCGGTGATGGGCGCGCAGCGGATCAACTTCACCTT contains:
- the galU gene encoding UTP--glucose-1-phosphate uridylyltransferase GalU; this translates as MIKKCLFPAAGYGTRFLPATKAMPKEMLPVVNKPLIQYGVEEALEAGLSQISIVTGRGKRALEDHFDISYELENQIKGTDKEKYLVGIRKLLDECSFSYTRQTEMKGLGHAILTGRPLIGDEPFAVVLADDLCVNLEGDGVLAQMVKLYNQFRCSIVAIQEVDPSETNKYGVIAGEMIRDDIYRVNSMVEKPAPEDAPSNLAIIGRYILTPDIFDLIEQTEPGKGGEIQITDALMKQAQNGCVLAYKFKGQRFDCGGAEGYIDATNFCFENFYKTGKAY
- a CDS encoding DUF1883 domain-containing protein → MKFVHQREHLNEDDLVVIVCSQRCNIRLMSDANFRSFKNGGRHSYHGGAFDTFPAKITAPSTGFWNITIDTAGTKPQPAVRKPAFTHTIKIVRRSSSKFS
- the alkB gene encoding DNA oxidative demethylase AlkB, whose product is MTPDLFSDTDTAQPPRIEALGTQAWVLRGFALPWVEGVLAPLREVLKAAPFRRMVTPGGFTMSVALSNCGALGWTTDTHGYRYSPLDPRTGLPWPGLPIVIRELGIAAASAAGFADFDPDACLINRYLPGAKMSLHQDKNERDLEAPVVSVSLGLPAVFQFGGHARGDRPLRVPLLHGDVVVWGGVDRLRYHGVLPLAQGTHAVMGAQRINFTLRKAG